The following coding sequences are from one Agelaius phoeniceus isolate bAgePho1 chromosome 24, bAgePho1.hap1, whole genome shotgun sequence window:
- the KIF17 gene encoding LOW QUALITY PROTEIN: kinesin-like protein KIF17 (The sequence of the model RefSeq protein was modified relative to this genomic sequence to represent the inferred CDS: inserted 3 bases in 2 codons) — MAAEPVKVVVRCRPLSGREAALGHGAIVHGRRGQLTGPVAGAEPRGPRPAPRQFSLDGAFGGEHSTERIYSEIAYERIYSEIAYPLVEGAMEGYNGTIFACGQTGSGKSFTMQGVADSSSQKGTIPRAFEHIFESVQCTENTKLLLGASCLEIYREDIGDLLGADTKQKMELKEHPEXGLYVQGLSLHAVHSVSXADGQGLQEQSSGFTLMNKSSSCSHSIFAVCVEICALSAYLETL; from the exons ATGGCGGCGGAGCCGGTGAAGGTGGTCGTGCGCTGCCGGCCGCTGAGCGGGCGGGAGGCGGCCCTGGGACACGGGGCCATTGTCCATGGTCGGCGTGGACAGCTCACGGGGCCGGTGGCTGGTGCGGAACCCCGCGGCCCCCGCCCAGCCCCCCGGCAGTTCTCCTTGGACGGGGCCTTCGGCGGAGAGCACAGCACCGAGCGCATCTACAGCGAGATCGCCTACGAGCGCATCTACAGCGAGATCGCCTACCCCCTGGTGGAG GGTGCCATGGAAGGCTACAATGGCACCATCTTTGCCTGTGGCCAGACTGGCAGTGGGAAGTCCTTCACCATGCAGGGAGTTGCAGATTCTTCCTCACAGAAAGGGACCATTCCCAGGGCGTTTGAACACATCTTTGAGAGTGTACAG tgTACTGAAAACACCAAgctcctgctgggagcctcctGCCTGGAGATCTACAGAGAGGACATAGGAGACCTTCTAGGAGCTGACACCAAGCAGAAGATGGAG ctgaaggagcaccctg cagggctgtacgtgcaggggctgtccctgcacgcCGTGCACAGCGTGAG AGCTGATggacaggggctgcaggaacagAGCAGTGGCTTCACCCTCATGAACaagagctcctcctgctcccactcCATCTTCGCTGTCTGTGTGGAAATCTGCGCTCTCAGTGCGTACCTGGAGACCCTGTGA